A portion of the Lolium rigidum isolate FL_2022 chromosome 1, APGP_CSIRO_Lrig_0.1, whole genome shotgun sequence genome contains these proteins:
- the LOC124685369 gene encoding 1-aminocyclopropane-1-carboxylate oxidase homolog 4-like, with protein MASAAAAPDSGRTALLKAFDESRTGVRGLVESGVSTVPDLFVHPDPYATVPLAPPGVSIPVVDLSLPAPLAAAAAAAAARDWGFFYLVNYEALVPSDYPAKVLAAVRAFHELPAPERATHYGRAMGGGVSYSSNVDLFRSPAASWRDTIQLGFGPMRPDTERIPPVCRSEILEWEAHTTAVARAVMALLSEGLGLGDATLEEASCLEGKVMVCHYYPVCPEPDRTMGLVPHTDPGVLTVLAQDGVGGLQVKHTNEDGESYWVDAKPVPGALVINVGDLLQIMSNDKYKSVEHRVVMNSCEEARVSVAVFFNPGKRGDSVFYGPLPELVSSENPPKYKSFTMSEFLGAFFKRDLASKALIEHFKL; from the exons atggcgtccgccgccgccgcccccgattCCGGCCGCACCGCCCTCCTCAAGGCCTTCGACGAGTCCCGCACGGGCGTCCGCGGCCTCGTCGAGTCCGGCGTCTCCACCGTCCCGGACCTCTTCGTCCACCCGGACCCCTACGCCACCGTCCCGCTCGCTCCTCCCGGCGTCTccatccccgtcgtcgacctctccCTCCCcgcgcccctcgccgccgccgcagccgcggcGGCCGCCCGCGACTGGGGCTTCTTCTACCTCGTCAACTACGAGGCCCTCGTCCCCTCCGACTACCCCGCCAAGGTCCTCGCCGCGGTGCGCGCCTTCCACGAGCTCCCCGCCCCCGAGCGCGCCACGCACTACGGCCGCGCCATGGGCGGCGGGGTCTCCTACTCCTCCAACGTAGATCtgttccgctcccccgccgccagcTGGCGGGACACCATCCAGCTGGGGTTCGGGCCTATGCGGCCCGACACGGAACGCATCCCGCCGGTGTGCCGCTCGGAGATCCTCGAGTGGGAAGCGCACACCACCGCCGTGGCCCGCGCCGTGATGGCGCTGCTCTCCGAGGGGCTCGGGCTCGGGGACGCGACGCTGGAGGAGGCCTCCTGCCTGGAAGGGAAGGTCATGGTCTGCCACTACTACCCGGTGTGCCCCGAGCCTGATCGCACCATGGGATTGGTCCCGCACACCGACCCCGGCGTGCTCACCGTCCTTGCGCAGGATGGTGTCGGCGGCCTTCAGGTGAAGCACACCAACGAGGACGGCGAGAGCTACTGGGTGGATGCGAAGCCTGTGCCAGGCGCCCTCGTGATCAATGTCGGGGATCTATTGCAG ATAATGTCCAACGATAAGTATAAGAGTGTGGAACACAGGGTGGTAATGAATTCATGTGAAGAAGCCAGAGTATCTGTTGCTGTCTTCTTCAATCCTGGGAAGAGAGGGGACTCAGTGTTTTATGGGCCATTACCAGAGCTAGTTTCTTCAGAAAACCCACCAAAGTACAAGAGTTTCACCATGTCCGAATTCTTAGGGGCCTTCTTTAAACGAGACCTTGCCAGCAAAGCTCTCATCGAGCACTTCAAGTTGTAA
- the LOC124685371 gene encoding 1-aminocyclopropane-1-carboxylate oxidase homolog 4-like — protein MASSSAAAAPDSGRAALLKAFDDSRTGVRGLVESGVSAVPDLFVHPDPYASIPLAPPGVSIPVVDLSLPAPLAAAAAAEAARDWGFFYLVNHEALVPSDYPAKALAAVRAFHELPAPERAAHYGRAMGGGVSYSSNVDLYSSPAASWRDTVQLMFGPTRCEAERIPQVCRSEIVEWEAHAAAVARAVMALLCEGLGLPEATLEEASCLEGKLMVCHYYPVCPQPDRTMGLVPHTDPGVLTVLAQDGVGGLQVKHTDKDGKSYWVDAKPVPGALVINVGDLLQIMSNDKYKSVEHRVVMNSCEEARVSVGIFFNPGKRGESVFYGPLPEIATSENPPKYRSFTMSEFLGAFFKRDLASKALIEHFKL, from the exons ATggcatcctcctccgccgcggccgcccctgactccggccgcgccgccctcctcaAGGCCTTCGACGACTCCCGCACGGGCGTCCGCGGCCTCGTCGAGTCCGGCGTCTCCGCCGTCCCCGACCTCTTCGTCCACCCCGACCCCTACGCCTCCATCCCGCTCGCTCCTCCCGGCGTCTCCATCCCCGTCGTTGACCTCTCCCTGCCcgcgcccctcgccgccgccgccgccgcggaggccGCCCGCGACTGGGGCTTCTTCTACCTGGTCAACCACGAGGCCCTCGTGCCCTCCGACTACCCCGCGAAGGCCCTCGCCGCGGTGCGCGCCTTCCACGAGCTCCCGGCCCCAGAGCGCGCCGCGCACTACGGCCGCGCCATGGGCGGCGGGGTCTCCTACTCCTCCAACGTGGACCTGTACAGCTCCCCCGCCGCGAGCTGGCGCGACACCGTCCAGCTCATGTTCGGGCCTACGCGCTGCGAAGCGGAGCGGATCCCGCAGGTCTGCCGCTCGGAGATCGTCGAGTGGGAAGCGCACGCGGCGGCGGTTGCCCGCGCCGTGATGGCGCTGCTCTGCGAGGGGCTCGGTCTGCCGGAGGCGACGCTGGAGGAGGCCTCGTGCCTGGAGGGGAAGCTGATGGTGTGCCACTACTACCCGGTGTGCCCCCAGCCTGATCGCACCATGGGATTGGTTCCGCACACCGACCCCGGCGTGCTCACCGTCCTCGCGCAGGATGGCGTCGGCGGCCTGCAGGTGAAGCACACGGATAAGGACGGCAAGAGCTACTGGGTGGACGCGAAGCCTGTACCAGGCGCGCTTGTGATTAACGTCGGGGATCTCTTGCAG ATAATGTCCAATGATAAGTACAAGAGTGTGGAACACAGAGTGGTAATGAATTCGTGCGAAGAAGCCAGAGTATCTGTTGGGATCTTTTTCAATCCTGGAAAGAGAGGGGAGTCCGTCTTTTATGGACCACTGCCAGAGATAGCTACTTCAGAAAACCCACCAAAGTACAGGAGTTTCACCATGTCCGAATTTTTAGGGGCCTTCTTTAAACGAGACCTTGCTAGCAAAGCTCTGATCGAGCACTTCAAGTTGTAA